The genomic region AGAACAAAAAGAGCTCCAAATCAAAGAGATCTTAGTATgatatgaaaaatttgtaattTCATTGCTTGTAGTCTTAAACATGATAAATACTGTGAACTTAATCGAATGTCTGTTTATCTCAACAAAAAACTACGAATTGTATACATTAGATGCACTAATTGATTTTTAATTGAGAAAATCGGCTAACGTAAACAAAATTCTTTATAccatagatttttgacaaatccACAAATTGTCCAGTCTTTAGTGTGAGAATAATCAGTtacgcaaataaaaaaactataacaaaacattttttaactcAGTCACTAGACTTCTacgaaataaattaaaaactaacaTTGCTCGACTTAATCATTTTTGGATAAAACAAGGACGTATCTTAGGCCGATAAGAGTTGCCTGATTTCTGTGTTCTCAGTTGATTCCAGATAGGTCTTACCGTCAGGAGCGACTCCATCTTTTTTGGCTCCTTTGTCTAACAACAATTTGACGCAGTCCTTGTGGCCTTCCCATATTGCTGCCAAAATGGCTGTGATGCCAAATTTGTCTTTCGTCTGAAAAGGTAAagcattaaaaataaagaaaatacaGAAAAGTAATGGATTGTGGAAGATATGTATCAATGCCAAATAGTAGTTACATAAGAATGTATCAGGAAGTAACAACTAGTGTTAATAGTAGTGGGGAGACTGATAAATTTCGTGTAAAAGTAAGAGTGCATCGAGATTTAGTCCTTGTTTATTTTCATTAGTGTTGGATCAAATAATAGGAAACTACTGGGTAACATTCCCTGAtgcttaaggtactagtacactttagaagaccaaaaataagcattttttcaagatttttttctcagtacctttattaaaaattaatataaaactttttaggtattaatatctaactcttagagaatacaaaaaatatatcttttttcatttatgcacgtacactaatattgtagagggcgccaaagtcgacgcctagaaaaaaaaagtagttccgatggcggacagttaaccTCAaaattgggatatctgaaacaaaaaaattgtacggcatttgaaaaaggaaggtttcttacgtgacaatttatcaccattagtaaaaaattctgcaaaaaaaacgattttacggaaatttgaaaaattgttgTGAAAAAatccgtttttcttcagttttcctagttaaaaaatatttattttttattttttggtcaaactgtggtaaattgtcacgtaagaaaccttcctctttCAAAtacagtacgatttttttgtttcagatatcccaaccctgagattaactgtccgccatcatttttcgaggcctcgacttttgcgccctctacaatattagtgtacgtgcatcactgaaaaaagatatattttttgtactctctaagagttagatattaatatgtaaaaagctttatgttcatttttattaaaggttctgacaaaaaaaattcttgaaaaaaatgattatttttggtcttctaaagtgtactagtacctttgTATTTATAATGAGCATGTAGTGATGATACTAAGAAATACTGTACGGGGTTAACAAAGACTGGAATAGTGAAAACAATATCTTGAAGAAAAAGATTTAAATGTACAGTAGACTCGCAATTATCCGAGGTAACTAGGACCGTGACTACCTCGAATACGGaaactcatttttttttataatagctttggcttagccaattagccagactatttgttttttgtattgtattacaataacaattaatttaatcatcTAAGCCTACTTACAATCTAAATTTACAGTGTGTTATAatattaatggatacatttttcaattttatgtGATATGTTTacaattgtttttaattttattacctaagcctatttaaaatttaaatttacaggacgttacatatttgTAGACATTTTAACGTTTgcttattatttgaaaaataatttcatCTAAATTAATAGGTAAAGGGCAACTAGATCAACTAACTCttcatacattattttaatattttgtctgtaccatccacactccaatatgaggtgctgtagatctccaattccaccacaggcgcaatatggattatcactgatacctatgccgtgtttgtatgctggggttagtgcgtgatttgatcttattctatttaatgtttttataaataacCTATTGGACTCATTTTTAAAAACTCAGTTAACACTGATATTGAttatattgataaaaaaacacGTAAATAACCATAACTATGGATAGTTTAATGACAAAGCTAATACAGTGTACTGTCTATTGATTTTTGCGTAAGCTTCATTCCTCTTTTTGAGGCGGCGATGTTGCGCCAAGGTTGAAAGTTGTAACTCACCAGttatgacttttgcctcggttaaccgaggggcaATGCAAAGAgaaatatatggaggtgtgaaaatagaaggtcagtggagaagaagaaccaataaagaattggaagaactatatcaagagccaacgattacgacgacgatcaaagcacagagaatacgatacttggggcacatagagagaatgggaagtaaacgaatgccaaaaatggtactctcacgaagaccaatacaaaagaggaggaaaggcaggccaaggaaaagatggaaggacagtgtatatgaagacttaaagaaaagtaacattgagagctggaaagaactagcattggacagaaggagatggagagaggtggtgaaggagtgtataaaaagactgaagtgtatttaaataaaatttacaagttttataagttatgtaagttatactaagttatttattatattatttatgtaatcagaaatgtaaacattttagccctaggcctacaaggcctgttgcgtttaataaataaatataaccgaggggctcggataaCCTAGACTCAGATAATCGTGAGTCTACTGTAGTAGGAAAAACCAGAATATCTAGAATGTTCACTTAAAGGTGGGGTTACTGCTACAAATAAGTTAACTTTGGATGGTAAAACGAATTGTGAAAAGTAATAGGTTGAAATACCTAGGATTGGTATTACAGGGTAATGAGGAAATATATTTGAAAAGATGCAGGAAGGATAAGAAGGGAAGgatggtgtgttgtgtgacagaaagaTTCCCACAAAACTGAAAGGAACATTTAATAAAGCTGCCATAAGACCAGCCTTGATATACAGAACTGAATGTTTGGCTGTTAAAAAGAAGAGGACCCCTTTGAACTTCATTATTGAGAGGTACAACTGTTGTAATTGAGGGGAttagatgctaaggggtacaagtgacaaaatattgtaaactgagttaagtgcacaaaataatactagaCAGTATTAAAAATGTGGTGGGAAAGAGATACAAGTGAATTAAACTACTGGTGGCGACATATCGCAGGTTCGAGTTTGACtacttacgaaatatttaaaaGCAGTTTGCGGCAAACAGGTATAACTTCAAATGTATCCCTTTGCCTTTAAGGTGTTGGATATTATTTTTGGTGATTTGTTTAGTATCTTTGCAAATAAAGCACTtaaaaaagtattcaaaataagtgaaataataacacaaaatgtagtaagctaaataaaaatgtttaattcttgtgtaatttttcttttattttaggttaagaatttAAGAAATTCGTAAGGTACTTAAGTGGCAAAGAGAATCAAGTGCAAAATTTGAAGCAGACTGGTAAAAGTGCGAACGTTTTTttccaaatttcaaatattttgaatgaaaataaatactaacattacaaaagcttttacaattaaataaataaaaggtataaaattaattcaaaataagttcTTAAGTGATCAATTTGCTGTAGAATTTACTAAGTATGTAAATTTAACTTTgatttcgtttttctcaattgaatcattttatcacttgtaccccttagcatATGTTCCCCTCAATTGTAATTCTAACTTATCTCCTGATAAAATTCAAAAGCATATTATATCAATAAATTAcctataaataataatagtaCTCCCGATTGTAATTGGATTCTGCCGAATTATTACCATTCTTGTTTATTCTTTGCAATTGCTTACCTAGAGATACCTCAGGTCATCATTAACTTCATGACTCCATATGGTCCTAGACctttcttttctctttttatcACCTATACACTTAATATATTTTAGCACTTAACAATATTTTTGGCATTATAACTTAAGTCATTCTTTGGACATGtcctaaccatctaagtctttgtgtTCTTACTACTGCAATTAGGCTCTTTATAATACTTCTTCTAACTGTGTTCATGGGGTTCCATGAACATCCTATCCTATACTAAAAGTATCTTTCTTTTCCATACTTGTAACATTAACATTGATGGCTCAGTTTTATCATAGTGCAGGTTTTTGAGGTATACGTAACTATTCCTGGCATTCTGCTTTATCTCCTTTTTCATAAAAAGGATATAGTACTGCCTGCTCCCACTTCATTGGTAGTTCTTCCTTTTCCCATGTTTTTAATAGTTGTTTTTTAACAGTGTGTATTttgcatttattatattttaacatccATTTCAGCAAAACTCACTAAGACCAATTCTGTTAAAATTGAGTTAAGTGTCCTGATCGATtcacaatatcaattttcatagTCTGGCAGAAATAACGAAGTCCTAGAAAGTATGTAGAGATGGTTGCCTAAGTCACTGAATATGCATGTCCAAAATTACCATTTTGTTGTCAGGCAGAAGTCACTAAATGTTCCTTTTCTAAGATTTTATATTTTGGACTTAATGACTTTTGCCGAAGATTTGtagttttttagatttttaataaTGATTTCATCTTCATTTAGGGACGGTGCTAGATCTTCCATATTGTAGCTTTGCATATTCATTGTTAAGTCTATGTATTCTTCATTATTGTGACCTATGTCTTCTTCATTTCTATTATCTGTACTTTCTTCATTGTGAAGTGTTATGTTTTTATAATAATGCAATGTATTATAAATTGTTAGAAATtagaagaattccgtaagtagcgaaaCTAATGcacatatcgcaccctcagtgcaaaaccctcagtcaaaataagtaagtttcgagataacagcaattttgtttattttcatgcTATTATTGGTGTGCTAATATCGGTGTGATAGTTATATTTGGCCGGTTgagcatttgaaagttaataaagttttacacgggatagatatgcatgtttacaagCAAATgccatgattacttcattttcataaaatttttgacTTACAAGAGttttgcactgagggtgcgatatttCCAATGGGAATcatacatactatgctaataaaagattgatgacattgAAATTATTACACAAAACAACTGAAATGAttatctacagaacattgatgAGATCTGTAGTTAagtatggttgtgaaacctgggtaatgacaaaaaaagatgaagCTCAAGCTCAGGATATTCGAGAGAAAAATACTGAGCAAAGTATATGGCCAGGTGCAAGAGGAAGACCCCACACGGAGAAATGACGAtgttaatgaattgaatgaaggtgATATATGTTCATTAAAAAATGTAATGTATTTTTatagaattgggcttgcccgtaaaataaataaataaatgatgatgaataaataaaaataaaatatgatgccaaaagaagaagaagattataaaTAGTGCCATATTGTGTAACATCCAACGCCTGTGTACTGTTTAaagcagcgtttcccaaatggtgggtcgcgacccggtactGGTCCACGAAAGAAAAATGCTGGGTCGCGTTGTCTCGCCGTCTCACATCTTGCATTTTAAGGCCGCGCTCTGACTGACGCCACCGCTATCTTTGtgatatttttgacttcttgaacAATGTAAATATGACTTTACAAGGTAGCAATGTAAATGCATTTAGAGTACAAGAGAAGGGGGAAACTGCAACAACAAAACTTAATTTGAGGACACGTCGCACGCAAGCAGGAAATTACAAAGCTTTTAAAAAGCTATCAGAACTACAAAAAGAGTATAACGTGAATTTATTGTAGGATGAGATTTCAGTAGCTTTCCAGGAACACCTGTTCTGGAGGCAAATCTGAAGGAATATTCCCCCATCCACAGCAACAAAGTATGGATAAGGAATCCATTTACAATGGAAAGAGAATCCGAGACATTCCTTCCTGATTTAGATGATTACCACTGATAAATTATTGACTGCCTTGCCGCCAGGAGTACCCAGTTTTAGCAAGAAGTGATAAAATTTCTAATTTCTTTTGTTACGACCTATAGGTAAGACTGGTTTtccttaaaaataaatacatatagaAATAGTTTGGAAGGACCTGaggataatattaatatttttcctCCAAACGTGAATTTTTTAGTTAACCAGAAACAACTGCATACTTctcattaataaattatttgatttttattttgttttattacatttttgtttgagctaatgattctttattaaaatatataaaactataataaatatttaaatatatgttttcttGTACACGCATACCAGggtatacaaaaaaaattgtgggtcacgaaggataagcacaaaaataaccgggccacagaaaaataagtttgggaaacgctggttTAAAGCACCAAATTTACCTATCCAGGAAGTACTAAGTTTTCCGTATAGATTGACTTAAACCTTTAACTTCTGATAACAATATAATCTATGAATATTAAAGACGGGTCTATTACTCTAAGGAAAGGAAGAGGAAATACTGATAATTAAAACCCTGATAAATCCTTACTGggtaaatgtttacattagtaaGGCTACTTGGATTAATCTgaaatttgagtatatttttgaCTACAGTATATTTTTGACTACTTTTTATTCACTTTACCTTCTATACATTTTTTCGCGCTGAGCTatagtttttctgtatttttcattcaaaaaactaatattttGACGTCAATTTCAAATCACCTCCGCCATTTTAATTGCTGTCAAGGAAGTGCGTATGCGTACTGCATACCTTTTAAAGCACTGTTGCCACATCTTTCAAAATTATTGTTTATGGCAAAATTACTAGTTCCAGTACTAGAGACTTTAGCAAACgtaaaataaaggatcttttattcgGCGGGCGTAATTTCGGCCGGTAATCCCTTGGCCTACCTGCATAAATGCATTACActcctggggtactctacactctaatacccgaaagttaggttttgACGAAgagttaggtcttcctcctttgaaaattgtactgtgtaatatataatataatatattgattttttaaaattagcaaaatataTGTGCAAATTATCATAAGACTTATAGCTTATTACAAGTAtcctgtaataaaagatcctttattttacGTTTGCTATAAGTCTCTAGTACTGGATGGAACTAGTAATTTCGCCATAAACAATAATTTTGAAAGATGTGGCAACAGTGCTTTAAAAAGTATGCAGtagcatagccacctttactttacaagccatgaagttgaaacttggcaacatctaagcgtagaccggttaattctgacagttctcatttatttttaaatgtttttaaataatattcactgtatttacagaaaaactcaaacattttacaatatttcgtactccaaattataaagaatattaaaaggtatgtattaagatgattttagttcaatataatatatttttatataatatattttatagtataatatatttttatataaacttacgtgcatatagaaatgcgtccacttaaaatttttgtcatttttgatgtcttatatttactaaacctgttggccgattcaagtgatttttttaatatgttatagcctgaaaTTGGGACTATAACTAGTCCCAatcttgaaaaattatttttgcagcaCAATTGTCACCTGAAGCTGTTCATGTTTGGTAATGAAAAGTTTACAACATGAAGGCTTtcatttaaattttgaatttgagtgtgaatgtggggaaaatgccttcaaagtttattctgctattataaaaattatgtgtaatattgttttaaataattatacaaaaaacaaaaatagcaTCCATCAAAGTgatgaattttcaaaaaagtataaaaagaaaAGTAATGCTAAGGGgaataacaaaaaaagaaagttATCGACTCTAAACTCCAACACTTCACATCAAACCATGTGAGAAATTGTTGTTATAGTTTTTTCTAgcgatatttgtatataatttaaaataagatattatttatttaaaataaagtattttacacatattcttgttattggttttttttgtataataataataatatattaaaacccaactatagactctggttttcttaataacattctgttttgttttgattaattcgcttatgttggataataaaaaaagttagctactttaacaactagatttttgttctttatcaattcagggtgtttctaaataagtgcgaaaaactttacagggaaaggaacaaaatgcaaaattttgacgcctgtcaaaattttcagtgtattttaaatgcaatatcattttgttcgaatcctgagaaaactaataagtctttttgaaaaatttaaacgctgaatgaaagattactttattaccgagggccgaaagtcccttagaatgaataaaaagttgtttttgaatgacatatttgaaactaaaaatcacactaaattttcttaatttttcgcccctgtaacttattaaaataaacatagaagttttcagggactttcggccctcggtcctaacgtaatctttcattctgcgtttaaatttttgaaaaatactcattagttttcttaggattcgaaaaaaattaatcccatgtatattcttgttattggtttttttttttgtataataaacgttacttacaaggaagtacttttaattttattttgtacaaacttctaattaataatattttcttgttcgactcaaaaaatactataaattttaccagaatttctactttaaaattgtgttttcaaaagcggtagtccgaaagtcggactacgcacgtcatcaattgcgatgttgcctttttctcttcatggcttgttaagtaaaggtggctatggcagTAGGCATACATACTTCCTTGACAGCAATTAAAATGGCGGAGGCGATTTGAAATTGACCTCaaaatattagttttttgaataaaaaatacagaaaaactatAGCTCAGCGCGAAAAAATGTATAGAAGGTAAAGTGAATAAAAAGTAGTCAAAAATATACTGTGCAAATTTCAGATTAATCCAAGTAGCCttactaatgtaaacatttaccCCTTACTGTAAGTACCTAAGTAGTATGATAaagtaaattaattaatttatgatAGAGTTCATTCATCAAAGATCCTTGATAAGTGGCATAGAATACTACCTGCAGATAAATAATTGCTGTTCATAGTAATTAATTCatgattttttgtaaatatgtatataaaCTACATTGTACATTGCTACATAGACTTTTGGTTGTAGATATTCTTACATTTACGTCTGCCCCTGCGGATATAAGGTATTCTATTACATCTGCTTGACCATAATCTGCAGCATACAAAATAAGAGGACGTCCCTGCACTTCTTCATTTACATTTACAGCCTACAATACAAGATGTAATTACAGTTATACAAGAACATTCGAAATAATTCCAACACACCTTTTTCTCGATAATGTCCTTCACTTGTTCCAAATCTCCGTTTTTTATGGCCCATACAAAGTCACTACTCATTTTGATTGATTCAGTAAAATCTCTTTTCTGTGAAAATTACTCCTTTTTTTACAAATTGATGACAGATCGACGACCGTATATCATTTGACATTGACATTAGTGACATGTGACAATTGTGTAGCGCCAGCGCACCAGGTTATCAACTGCACTTTAGTGACCCTGAACAATGACGTCCACAACACTTCATCGATCCTGAAATTAATTTCTAAATAACgtataaaataattaaagtacTGTTAATATTGTAgatttttattattagataatatataatattttgtgGTCATTAGACATATTTTATCTATCGCGCATTAAGATTAAAAGTTAAAATCTGTTTGATTCTCATCACAGAGATATAAAATTGAAATCCCGGTTATACCATTGCATTTGTTGTCAAGTTGGTACCATATTAAGAAGAAGAAGCGGTTTTGTTTGTAATGTCGTTAGTTAACATAACCTTagatttttgttaaataaaataaaaataaaattgacaaatattttaattttcaaataaaaactTCTTATATCTTATTATAAGAAGTGATAAAGCGTTAAAAAATATACACAATGGCCTCAGGATTGGATTCTTTTGTAAATCGTATCCTTTTTTATTAACAGCAGTCCATACTCCACTTTTGATATACTGATTACTGGTATTATTGATAtttaaatattgttcttttttgaATATTCCTCCTTAACAAATTACTAGATATGGTTTCAATAATAACAGCTGATGGAAGAAATTTCATAGTAAGTTTAAGACAAATGTACATAGACAAACATTAATACAGTGCGCTTTTTAGGGTACTTTAAA from Diabrotica virgifera virgifera chromosome 3, PGI_DIABVI_V3a harbors:
- the LOC114328294 gene encoding myotrophin, with translation MSSDFVWAIKNGDLEQVKDIIEKKAVNVNEEVQGRPLILYAADYGQADVIEYLISAGADVNTKDKFGITAILAAIWEGHKDCVKLLLDKGAKKDGVAPDGKTYLESTENTEIRQLLSA